Genomic window (Moraxella haemolytica):
TCGGCTACGAGCACCCGATGGCTCACCTGAAGCAGACACCGACCATTTGCGACCATCTTTACTGACGATATCGCCCTCCCAAGTACCCCGATAGTGTGCTTTTCCTGCTTGGGGAATTTTGTCAATATCAGTACGCTCACCTACCAAAAATAGCTTGCCATCTTTAATGGTGATGACACCATTATCATCATTGATTGCACCATAAGAACCGAATTTGACATAGTCTAGGTTATTACAGCAGACCGTTACTGACAGCTTTTTGCCGTCATGCTCCACTTGCCTTGTATGAACAAAATCCATGTCAGCAAAGCTCTTAACATTATCTGGTAAGAGTGGCAGACGCTTGCCGTTAATCACAAGATGACTGACTTGACCAAAAGTATCCATCCTGGATTTTTGTACAGTGTCGCTGTCAATCACTGTCGCATCAAATCGGGTTTGTAGTTTGGCATCGTCCAACGCTTCACGCTTTGCCCCAAACACCCCAAACAGCGACTTATCCTCTGCCAAAAATTTACCTGCCATTTCTTCGGCTTTTTCTCCAAAAAATCCACCCTCCATCACACCATCTTTACCAAAAATACCATGAGTTTTATCTTGAGCAATGGCAGTGCCCACAAAACGATTGCCACTTAATTTGCCGTCTATATGATAGCGGTGGGCATCTACCTGCTCTCCTGCTTTGCTTTCGGTAGCGACATAGCCATGACTGTATAAATCGCCTGTGAGCGTCTTATTTGTAAAGTCTACCTCAAAGCGACTTCCATGAGCAATCTTGGCATTTTTGATGTTGTTATTGACATAAGCATCAAGCGGTGTTGCACCTGACATATTGGCAGGTGATGACTGATTATCCCGTGTAAAGCCACTTGGGGGCTGGGTGCGAGTTTTATCAGTATCTGAAGTAAAGTCCCATGTGCCAGTATAGATGACCTTTTGGGTTGGTAAGATGGTGGATGGTATGACGCCTTGATAAAATACATAACCACGAGAGCCTGAATACATCTGACGCTTGCCATCTGCTTCTGTTACAAAGCTCACCCCCGCCTCAGCATCAATGATATAACCTGAGCGTACATATTGCATATCACGAGTGCGTGATAATGTCCCTTTGTCATGAGAATAGACAACCTCACCACTTGCCCTAGGTTGCTTGTTTAAGATGTCTTCATAATATTTGGGCAAATCCTCAAGCGTATGACTGATGGCTTGGACTTCACCGATTTGAACACCATCTGTTCTGTTGCCTCGTCTGGGTATTTCGCTGATAAAGCCGAGTGCTGGCTCCTCACTACTTATATCCAATGTGCGTCTTTCACCTTTTTCATCTTGATAAGTCGGTTCTTTGGGAGTATTGGATTTGCCAGTGTTCTGGCTGGCTCCTTGCGTGTTTAAACTACTGACATTATCTAGGTCAAAGCTGCCTTTTCCGCCAGCACAAGCAGTCAATAATAAGCCACCAACGATAATGGCAAGTGGTTTTTTTGTGTAAAATTTCATACAATATCCATAATGATTTGCAATATTAAAATAAAAATCAGTATCATTTGAGAAATATTGATAATTATAAATAACATCTAATATGATGTCAATATAAAAGAAATATTATTTTATTTCTTTGAGTTGATAGTAAAGGATAAATGACCAATCAGTAAATTATCCAATCCCTTATCAGTACTTCATCTCAAGCGATATGATAAAATTTCGCCCTGATGCGGCGTACCGTAAATTTTAACTGACCAAGCACTCGCTCGGCTTCATCTGCGGACGGTGCAACCACCGACAAACCGCCAACACGCTCACCGTAGAGAGAAAGGTTTTTTGAGAATGAATTTGA
Coding sequences:
- a CDS encoding transferrin-binding protein-like solute binding protein, which codes for MKFYTKKPLAIIVGGLLLTACAGGKGSFDLDNVSSLNTQGASQNTGKSNTPKEPTYQDEKGERRTLDISSEEPALGFISEIPRRGNRTDGVQIGEVQAISHTLEDLPKYYEDILNKQPRASGEVVYSHDKGTLSRTRDMQYVRSGYIIDAEAGVSFVTEADGKRQMYSGSRGYVFYQGVIPSTILPTQKVIYTGTWDFTSDTDKTRTQPPSGFTRDNQSSPANMSGATPLDAYVNNNIKNAKIAHGSRFEVDFTNKTLTGDLYSHGYVATESKAGEQVDAHRYHIDGKLSGNRFVGTAIAQDKTHGIFGKDGVMEGGFFGEKAEEMAGKFLAEDKSLFGVFGAKREALDDAKLQTRFDATVIDSDTVQKSRMDTFGQVSHLVINGKRLPLLPDNVKSFADMDFVHTRQVEHDGKKLSVTVCCNNLDYVKFGSYGAINDDNGVITIKDGKLFLVGERTDIDKIPQAGKAHYRGTWEGDIVSKDGRKWSVSASGEPSGARSRFDVDFGTKEFLGKLIGDNGVEELPILNLNGVISANGFSGKATTREGGFNLDPSSTGASAIAHINADFHGGFYGADASELGGVIHHDKAGEDKIGVVFGAKRQTQTP